A region from the Hydrogenimonas sp. genome encodes:
- a CDS encoding predicted phosphohydrolase, whose protein sequence is MTTAKLLFFGIFLLLFGAIHYLSYTRVAARMHISAASKAWLKIFLILNYLSNIGYIAARYITDVPKSLYALLSVSIGICFILLLALILYEILHLLQRIVPLNDERRHFFKRVSDAGFLASGAAMAGTGIYEGSKLPLIKRIEVKQNRFGGRSFRIVQISDMHIGGLIEREFVKTAVEMINGLQPDLVAVTGDLTDLPIKRIEGAVAELADIKSRYGTFYVPGNHEYFHGVEETMEFIESLGITVLRNEARHIGAFWIAGVYDLFGFRYGRYVPDIKAAVSKIPQGAPTLLLAHQPRFVEFLEDFTPSLMLSGHTHGGQIWPFGYLVRLQQPFLKGLHRLGEESHIYVNSGIGFWGPPMRLGTTAEITLIEWI, encoded by the coding sequence ATGACAACGGCGAAGCTTCTCTTTTTCGGCATATTTCTGCTCCTCTTCGGAGCCATTCACTACCTCTCATATACGAGAGTGGCGGCCCGGATGCATATTTCGGCTGCTTCAAAAGCGTGGCTGAAGATATTTCTGATACTCAACTACCTATCGAATATCGGGTATATAGCGGCAAGATATATAACGGACGTTCCGAAGTCCCTCTATGCGCTGCTCTCCGTAAGTATCGGTATCTGCTTCATACTGCTTCTGGCACTCATCCTCTATGAAATTCTGCATCTGCTTCAGCGGATAGTACCGCTTAATGACGAAAGGCGGCACTTCTTCAAGCGCGTGAGCGATGCAGGGTTTCTCGCTTCCGGTGCCGCAATGGCCGGTACCGGCATCTACGAGGGCAGCAAACTGCCTCTCATCAAGCGTATAGAAGTGAAGCAGAACAGATTCGGGGGCAGAAGTTTCAGGATCGTACAGATAAGCGACATGCATATAGGCGGATTGATAGAGCGTGAGTTTGTCAAAACTGCCGTAGAGATGATAAACGGATTGCAGCCTGATCTTGTGGCTGTCACAGGCGACCTTACCGATCTTCCGATCAAAAGAATCGAGGGGGCCGTAGCCGAGCTGGCAGATATAAAGAGCCGCTACGGAACCTTCTACGTTCCCGGCAATCACGAATATTTCCACGGTGTAGAGGAGACCATGGAGTTTATAGAGTCGCTGGGAATCACCGTTTTGAGAAACGAAGCCCGGCATATAGGAGCCTTCTGGATAGCCGGCGTTTACGACCTTTTCGGATTTCGCTACGGCAGATATGTGCCGGATATAAAAGCGGCGGTATCGAAAATACCTCAAGGAGCTCCCACTCTTCTGCTGGCACATCAGCCGAGATTTGTCGAGTTCCTTGAAGATTTCACACCTTCGCTTATGCTCAGCGGACACACCCACGGCGGCCAGATATGGCCCTTCGGATATCTCGTAAGACTTCAGCAACCCTTTCTCAAAGGGCTTCACAGACTCGGTGAAGAGAGCCACATATACGTAAACAGCGGCATCGGATTCTGGGGGCCGCCGATGCGTTTGGGAACCACCGCGGAGATCACACTCATAGAGTGGATCTGA
- a CDS encoding methyl-accepting chemotaxis protein gives MALLVVNAIFFTDNPIGSAVQFTVALVILIHDMDEKINGVNIARKTIDYLKQMRLSEPLAIDARFSSEYEELVKAVNSFREKILSVVDLNDLMEDTQRVTKDIDKISSSIDSLMEETDELSREIVGALNTAEEESRRNIEYSKSLQNEIIESRRMIEEAQREISTLNKDVNTQYEKNMDVSNQLHELSETTVQIRDVLGIISDIAEQTNLLALNAAIEAARAGEHGRGFAVVADEVRNLAEKTQKSLSEINITINTIVQSVEDVSGRVRDNAESMHKLVETSEASYEKMNGANEKITHINRLSKEDTENSKIIDEEVIRAKKLVEELNGKLNEDMKIISQSHQLVENLTGKMQTLKERLSAI, from the coding sequence ATGGCTCTTCTTGTCGTCAACGCTATCTTCTTTACCGATAACCCTATAGGTTCCGCCGTGCAGTTTACGGTGGCTCTTGTAATTCTCATACACGATATGGACGAGAAGATAAACGGCGTCAACATTGCCCGTAAAACCATCGACTATCTCAAACAGATGAGGCTTTCGGAGCCGCTGGCTATCGATGCAAGGTTCAGCAGCGAATATGAAGAGCTCGTAAAAGCGGTCAACTCTTTCAGGGAGAAGATTCTCTCCGTGGTCGACCTCAACGATCTGATGGAAGATACCCAGAGAGTTACCAAGGATATAGACAAGATCTCCTCATCCATAGACAGTCTGATGGAAGAGACGGACGAACTGTCACGGGAGATTGTAGGGGCGCTGAATACCGCCGAAGAGGAGAGCAGAAGAAATATAGAGTACTCAAAAAGCCTTCAGAACGAGATAATAGAGTCAAGGCGTATGATAGAGGAGGCCCAAAGAGAGATCTCAACACTCAACAAAGATGTAAACACCCAATATGAGAAGAATATGGACGTAAGCAACCAGCTTCATGAACTGAGTGAGACTACTGTGCAGATACGTGACGTTCTCGGAATCATCTCCGACATAGCCGAACAGACGAATCTGCTTGCTCTGAATGCCGCCATAGAGGCCGCCAGAGCCGGTGAACACGGCCGCGGATTTGCCGTTGTCGCAGATGAAGTACGAAACCTGGCCGAAAAAACCCAAAAGAGTCTTAGCGAGATCAACATAACGATCAATACCATAGTACAGTCCGTAGAAGATGTCTCCGGCAGAGTGCGCGACAATGCGGAATCGATGCACAAACTCGTCGAAACCAGCGAAGCATCGTATGAAAAGATGAACGGGGCCAACGAAAAGATCACTCATATAAACCGGCTCAGCAAAGAGGATACGGAGAACTCCAAAATCATAGACGAAGAGGTTATCAGGGCCAAAAAGTTGGTCGAAGAGCTAAACGGCAAGCTCAATGAAGATATGAAGATAATATCGCAGAGCCATCAGCTTGTCGAAAACCTGACCGGTAAGATGCAAACCCTTAAAGAGCGCCTTTCCGCCATATAG
- a CDS encoding cytochrome c, class I, which yields MRVEAVLIAVLFPLLAYPAQESLRSAGERLYMSMGCYGCHGVSGEGVNDFPKLAGKPADYLKERLKELKKGVGHTSRKEMMVPYAKALSDEQIDEVSAYLSSSGSSDEESMEVPEEIMGGDL from the coding sequence ATGAGGGTTGAAGCGGTACTGATAGCCGTGTTGTTTCCTCTTTTGGCCTACCCAGCCCAGGAGTCGCTGAGAAGTGCCGGAGAGAGGCTCTATATGTCGATGGGCTGTTACGGCTGTCACGGGGTCTCCGGCGAAGGTGTGAACGACTTTCCGAAACTTGCGGGAAAACCGGCAGACTATCTGAAAGAGCGCCTCAAAGAGCTCAAAAAAGGGGTAGGGCATACATCCAGGAAGGAGATGATGGTTCCTTACGCTAAAGCGCTCAGCGACGAACAGATCGACGAGGTAAGCGCTTATCTCTCCTCGTCCGGGTCGTCGGATGAGGAGAGTATGGAGGTTCCGGAGGAGATAATGGGCGGAGATCTATAG
- a CDS encoding BatD → MNASLGRFTVILLLLFSSMVGAADYSYSLHLSKRSLYLKEPMVVTFDINQTDSSKVMFFDFDIDAGDSFFVHRLDKDVDEAYHARRERYTYLVYPLKSGKLRMKFDLLVRRGNDELLTTAFTGGRYNVKAVETDDRHEPLPSPEIEVKPLPVDADLAGSFDVSRTLGADEVESYEPLYIDVRVRGNGYIPDLKKIDWLPPLPGVRLFSDKPKISVSYTKEGMSVDALFRYALISQRDYEIPKLHLTAYDTVRKRAYTIDLDAVKVHVKAVEASALLDKENRPPPVESPLAVIKRFLTLFLIFSAGWISAVLTLRLRRHFRAVTEKDEWSERVKSSKDEREIMMLLLLKDADRYRDTIERLERALHKHERIDLKRIKREVLNEG, encoded by the coding sequence ATGAACGCAAGCCTTGGTAGATTTACCGTTATCCTACTGCTTCTCTTTTCATCTATGGTCGGTGCGGCAGACTACAGCTATTCGCTGCATCTCTCCAAGAGGTCGCTATATCTGAAGGAGCCGATGGTCGTAACCTTCGATATAAACCAGACTGACAGCTCCAAGGTGATGTTTTTCGACTTCGATATCGATGCGGGTGACTCTTTTTTCGTACATAGGCTCGATAAAGATGTAGATGAAGCGTATCATGCCAGGAGAGAGAGGTATACATATCTTGTCTATCCACTGAAGAGCGGCAAACTGCGTATGAAGTTCGATCTTCTGGTCCGCCGCGGTAACGACGAGCTTCTGACTACCGCATTTACCGGCGGCAGATACAATGTGAAAGCAGTGGAGACTGATGACAGGCACGAACCGCTCCCCTCGCCGGAGATAGAGGTGAAGCCGCTGCCGGTAGATGCTGACCTGGCGGGGAGCTTCGATGTATCACGCACTCTCGGGGCAGATGAGGTGGAGTCGTACGAGCCGCTCTATATAGATGTGAGAGTGAGAGGGAACGGGTATATACCCGACCTGAAAAAGATTGACTGGCTGCCGCCTCTGCCCGGAGTGAGACTCTTCTCCGACAAACCGAAGATATCGGTAAGCTATACAAAAGAGGGGATGAGTGTCGATGCGCTCTTTCGATACGCGCTGATATCGCAGAGAGATTACGAGATTCCCAAGCTCCACCTGACAGCTTATGATACGGTGAGAAAAAGGGCCTACACCATCGACCTGGATGCCGTTAAGGTGCATGTAAAAGCGGTAGAGGCATCCGCACTTCTGGACAAAGAGAACAGACCTCCGCCCGTCGAGTCTCCGCTCGCTGTTATAAAGCGCTTTTTGACTCTGTTTCTGATCTTTTCGGCAGGATGGATCAGTGCCGTTTTGACACTCAGACTTCGGCGGCATTTCAGAGCGGTAACCGAAAAAGATGAGTGGAGCGAAAGGGTAAAATCGAGTAAAGATGAAAGAGAGATTATGATGCTTCTGCTGTTAAAAGATGCCGACAGGTACAGAGATACAATAGAGCGGTTGGAGCGCGCACTCCATAAACACGAGAGGATCGATCTGAAGCGTATAAAGAGAGAGGTGTTGAATGAGGGTTGA
- a CDS encoding BatA, which yields MILLPCLWRCRRADISLYFPRPDLVSGSPFYKDPGIWRDALIYFMLVSALASPYLYRLSAAHERSGRDLVLVLDASGSMAESGFDRNEPDKRKFDVVKSIVSDFIKRRYDDNIGVVVFGTFAFTASPVTYDLNSLNQILDMVDVGIAGQNTAIGEGIAQAVRSLGFGHAKEKMIILLTDGRHNSGSVSPAEAVEEAKKKGVKIYAVGIGKKGEFDEEILKRAANESGGKIFSAIDAEALKSVYKTIDGLEPSPLRSEDRTERRPLYIYPLLVALALLGGRVYFVSAYPWRRS from the coding sequence TTGATACTGCTGCCCTGTCTATGGCGCTGCCGCCGGGCCGATATCTCTCTCTACTTTCCCCGTCCGGACCTTGTTTCGGGTTCACCGTTTTACAAAGATCCCGGAATCTGGAGGGATGCCCTGATCTACTTCATGCTGGTGAGCGCACTCGCCTCACCATACCTCTACAGACTCAGCGCGGCACATGAGCGCAGCGGCCGCGATCTCGTTCTGGTTCTGGATGCCAGCGGCTCTATGGCGGAGTCGGGCTTCGACAGAAACGAGCCGGACAAAAGGAAGTTCGATGTCGTCAAATCGATCGTCTCCGACTTCATAAAAAGAAGATACGATGACAATATAGGGGTTGTGGTCTTCGGTACTTTCGCATTTACCGCCTCTCCTGTCACCTACGATCTAAACTCTCTCAATCAGATTCTGGATATGGTAGATGTAGGTATAGCGGGGCAGAATACGGCGATAGGCGAGGGGATAGCGCAGGCTGTAAGGTCCCTGGGTTTCGGCCATGCGAAAGAGAAGATGATAATCCTGCTCACCGACGGACGCCACAACTCCGGCTCCGTATCTCCTGCCGAGGCTGTGGAGGAGGCGAAAAAGAAGGGGGTGAAAATCTATGCCGTAGGTATCGGCAAAAAAGGTGAGTTCGACGAGGAGATATTAAAGAGGGCGGCGAATGAGAGCGGCGGAAAGATCTTTTCCGCGATCGATGCAGAGGCTCTGAAATCTGTCTACAAAACCATCGACGGGTTGGAGCCGAGTCCGCTGCGCTCGGAAGATAGGACGGAGCGTAGACCTCTTTATATCTATCCTCTTCTCGTAGCCCTCGCTCTTCTGGGCGGAAGGGTATATTTCGTATCTGCATACCCGTGGAGAAGATCGTGA
- a CDS encoding shikimate/quinate 5-dehydrogenase I beta gives MIDEGILSKESRLVALYGSDAQSSPFLKILNGTFKSLGLADYAIGLNISPEDFPYMVRGMPQSKVTMALYEPEYQEVVVPLLDYSENCIRRSGICDGAYAENGKLYGKCFYPAAFELMMACEGINLHGARVLLMGAGTIAGAVLPLLGVMGAEKIVVADTVVERAAELLEKNSVSLAGVECDIIWFNNGMQVDVSEYDMIVNAVDIHAHSDKRIIAAEGKNGDLVLIDFIRGKSPFDTIASELGCRKLGSDEWMLSTSLCVAREWLGAEVECEDYAIAAEKIIGG, from the coding sequence ATGATCGATGAAGGAATTCTCTCCAAAGAGAGCCGCCTTGTAGCGCTCTACGGCAGTGATGCCCAGAGCTCACCTTTCCTGAAAATTTTGAACGGTACGTTCAAGAGCCTGGGCCTTGCCGATTATGCCATCGGCCTGAATATATCACCGGAAGATTTTCCGTATATGGTCCGCGGAATGCCGCAGTCCAAAGTCACGATGGCGCTCTATGAGCCGGAGTACCAGGAGGTGGTGGTTCCGCTGCTGGACTATTCCGAAAACTGTATACGCCGGAGCGGAATATGCGACGGTGCCTATGCCGAGAACGGGAAACTGTACGGTAAATGCTTCTACCCCGCGGCCTTCGAACTTATGATGGCGTGTGAAGGTATAAATCTCCACGGAGCAAGGGTTCTGCTCATGGGTGCCGGTACGATCGCCGGCGCCGTTTTGCCGCTTCTTGGCGTAATGGGCGCCGAAAAGATCGTCGTAGCAGATACAGTCGTTGAGCGTGCGGCCGAACTTCTCGAGAAGAACAGTGTATCGCTGGCGGGTGTGGAGTGCGATATAATCTGGTTCAACAACGGTATGCAAGTGGATGTTTCCGAGTATGATATGATCGTCAACGCGGTCGATATACATGCACACAGTGACAAACGGATCATAGCCGCCGAGGGTAAAAACGGAGATCTTGTACTTATCGATTTCATACGCGGAAAGAGCCCGTTCGACACTATTGCGTCGGAGCTTGGCTGTAGAAAGCTCGGAAGTGACGAATGGATGCTGTCGACATCTTTGTGTGTGGCCCGAGAGTGGCTCGGTGCCGAAGTGGAGTGTGAAGATTACGCGATAGCGGCGGAAAAAATTATCGGGGGGTAG